GGCGTGTACTCCAATGTTTAAAGAATGGCATGTGGCGCCAATGGATCCGTGAGTACTTGCCCGAATTGACTCGGCGAACAAAGTGGTGCCTTCCATCCCAACCTCTTGAAGTCGGCTGCTTGGTTTTTATATGCGATGTGGAGGCTCCAAGGTCCCATTGGAAACGTGGTCGCGTTATTGAACTTCACAAAGGCAAAGATGGCGTAGCTCGGTCTGCTGATGTGAGGACCAGCACTGGTATTTTGCGAAGGCCTTTATCAAAACTGGCGGTGCTGGATGTCAAGCTTGGCGTTGGTATTGGAAGTGAATCTTCACCCGGTGGTTCAGTTCACGGAGGCGGGGATGTTGGAGATGGTAACCCTAGCTTTGGTAACGCAAATCAAATGTCATCCAACCCCAGAATATCCCAAGCTGAGAGAAGGACAACAACATGATCCTTCTATTTACAATAttgatttaaaattgtttatgtATTAGAAAGAAGATTGTATTTTTGTAGCACTTAAAGAGCATATAAATAGGCCCATCAGGCAAAACAATCTTCCCCTTTTTGCTCATAACCGAAAACAATAAGTAAGACTGATCCTATTTTCCTATTTcctattttgttaaattttatatctTTAAGTTGTTCACTtaaatttgcataattttacTGTGATTTATTCCTCTAATACAAGTGTATATTTGTGCCTTTTTTTATAGTGAATAAACCATCTTAAACTACACTAAGCCAAACCATATCATCATtgtacacacacactcactcataCCTACCATTTCTATAGTGCcaaataaataaaaggaatGGATGCAAGAAATATTAAAGCAAATTTATAGTGTTTTTATTTAGAAGGGTAAAGTCGGATGCAGTTTATTCATCGGTGAGGCAAAAAAGGACACCGCTGTAAAAAACGCTGTCTGCAATGTGGAGTAGCTATTCTGTATCCAAACAACTGTCAGGAAATTAAATGCAGCTTTTGCATCatcaataataaatatatcttcTTATGCACAACACCACGTTGTATTCTTTGCAATCAACACAAACCGACTGTAAATGACTCCTCAGCAATGAGGGTGAGCAAAGCTAGCATCTTCACCAAAGAGGGTGAGAATAATAAAATACACTTTTGCgcgcgtttgaaccaattgtcgaagcacttttgccactctgattgaggtatctccaaaacatgcatacTGAAAGCATAAACCCCTTCTTCATGTGTCAAAAACGTTGACTTCTCATTTTATTTgatacgtacgggaataaaaagaagtcattcggtgccaagtcaggactatactgCGGACGGCTTATCATATCGATTTTTAAGTGCTCAAAAATttagttgtttgagccgatgtgtgagtgctcgcattgtcgtggtgaagagtgatccgtcttcggcagTTGGTttagaattgactgttctgcattgttctagtggtacgattgcgaaaTGTCCAGTTCTTCCGGAAAACAGGCGCttatttgcttggaagtgcttcgtgctTCGACGAccgaaaaaatttactaaacgAACGTAAACACgaagaaaactaaaaaaaaatgttcaatcgAATGCCCTGAGCAAAACAAAATACCACAAAATGTTGCATCCCGTATGCAAAATGCATGGTACTTATTAAGAAGAAGCACAAAATCTTCTCACCAAAGTGGGTGAGAATAAGAAGAGGAATGGTCCGGGCGAAATACGGGATGCCAAGAAGCCACTTTTAAAAAACCATACTTGTATAAATCATGTGTTTATGACGTACGATAttatctttttcttttattccaactttcggtcGAAAGTAGAataagaagaagaatatcgTTCAATCCACAGTAAATTGGTGGAAATTAGTATGGCGCGTgaggaaataaataaaaatttccaaaataataatcttttgaaggtttttaattatttaaatatttctctattaaggttggtactatattcaGTTTTCGtggtgaaactccatataaaaaaatgtgcGGAAAATATTGACGAAAAGAGTATATTTcaccataacttgttttttcataaaGGGGGAATTTACATTTCACGACACGCCAAAAAGAGCACAACCCCAACGTTGACCCAGCCTTTAGTGCTCAATTTTACCTACGGCAATTTTCACTTTGCAGGCGTGGATAAATGTGAAACGGGACATTCTCCACAAACTGGGAATTAATATAATAGTGCGAATATAGCGACGAACGATGAGGTCGTCCAGAGATATTCAAACCCCCTGTCCATCTTgcagtgtatataagattcggcttggccAAACTGATGAAATGCACTTTCCAGAGAACAACCTGCATGTTTATTGTCGAACGAAGGATTGCCTTAACAATTTCTAGCTGCCTTGGGctatggacaaacaaaattttgtaaaatatttatcaaaaaacaaaaaaagcccacaaataaaaaaaattttttttcattcggACTATCATCGAATAGTCTTCTCAAAGTACAAGTGTTTTGACCAATGAGAATTCCAATTCTTACTATATAAACCTGGAGACGAATTGGCCCATGACCTATGCCatacttttcaaaatttgtccAGCATCTATATGCTGGTGATGCCCAGGGAAAAGAGATACATGTCAGGTAATGGGTAAGTAAACTCTTGTTTTATCCTATTCTATTTGACTTACACTTCTACGGTGATTCTGGTATGCAGCCAATCGTGTTGGTAGTTTCTACTATTTGGAAGATCACGTAAATACTTGTGCTACAGAAAATGCTAATGTAGGCAAAATGGATGAGTAGCATCTAAGGATGGGACACTAGAATGAACGTGACATACAGTTGATGgacaaaagaaaattgtttcagTGGATATTGGTTCATCGGAAAAATTAACACCCTGTGAAATTTGCATCAGCGAGAAGCAGGCAAGAAACCCATTTCCAAGGGCAAGTGCAGAACGGGCTAAAGATTACTTGGAAATCGTACACAGTAATGTTTGTGGGCCATTGAGGGTGGCATCTAATTCTTCTTCGAAACACTTTGTGACTTTTACTGATGACCTCTCACGATACTGCGAAATCTACGTACTCAAAGGGAAATCAAATGTGTAGgaagcttttaaaaaatttaaaaattcagctGAGACATTTACAGGCAGTAAGATCAAAGCTTTACAATCTGACAATGGACGTGCGCATCGCAATAAAGATTTTGAAAAGTATTTGCAGAtgtgcgaaattcgaaaaatgccCCTTATACGCCACAACAAAACGGCGTATATGAGCGCCAAAATAGAACCCTCCTTGAAATGGCGAGATGCATGATGAGGCATGCAGGTGCATCACCATCATTTTGAGCAGAGGCAATCGCAACCGTTGTCCAACAAAATCGTTGAATGGTGAAATCCCCACACGTTGTAGAATGGCAGAAAACCTTTTGTAAAACATATTTGCCCACTTGGCGCAAAGAAAGGAGAAAGGAAGTTCCAAAGGGAATTTTGATTCAAAATTCGAACTTTGTGTATTGGTTGGCTATTCAAATGAGGCAAAGAAGAAGCGATACATCATAATAAGTCGTGAAGTTAAATTTATGGATGAAATGTATTTTAAAAAGGAATACGAGCCATTTCAGAGGACCCAGACAGTGATGGGGCGATTTAGAAATGTCTTTGGATAGTCCTcaaatgaaaatcaatttgaCACATGATGCGAGTATAGGCGAATCGGAAGGTTTCCAGGATTGCAACTTGGTTAACTGCGAAACAACACCGGCAACATTCGAGGAGTTTCATGAACGAGAATATGCTGAAATGTGATTTTAAGCCGTAGAGGATGAATATGTGGCACAATTACTCAGTAATACGTTGGAGAAAGTTTAAAGGTCTGATGACCGTAAAGTGAAAGGAAATAGTTTTGTGTTCACCACAAGgagcaaaaacaagaaaaaagccAGGCTGGCTGCCAAAGGGTGCTCCCAGCGTCCAGGGGAGGATTTCTTCGAGATATATTCACCGGTAGTGCGATCAACGTCAATGCTTCTAGTCACTGCGttatcagcaaaaattaatttggagATTCATGAAATGGACGTTGTCACACCTTATTTGACCTTTATACTTACGGAAGGTGTTTATATGCACATACCACAAGTATTAAAAACTGTTCTGGAGAAGATTTTGAGAGGCGAAACAATGGGATCATGCGTACCTAATTCTCAGAGCGTAGAATATATTGCAAGGAAGTGGTTAGACGCCATAAATCGATTTAAATACCCCGTATGTAAAATTGTAAAGACATTGTACGGTCTTCGTCATTGTGGGTTGAAATGGTACGAGAAAGTGAAATTGCAAGAGCTCTAATTGAATCCATCAAAGCAAGACCCCTGTATATTATCTAGAGGCAACAGTTTTTTATTGCTCACCATCTACGTTTAGGATGATTTAATGATCgaatcaaacaataaatcacGGATAAACGATTTGAAGAAATCATTGGCTATGTTTTTTGAGATGGAGAACTTACGACCGGTCAAGTTATGTTTGAGGATTGAATTCCATTAAGACCTATCGgaagaaaaagtttttcttgGTCAACGCGGATATACGGAGCCATTGTTTGAGAAATACGGTATGTCCTATTGTACACCAGTGCAGTCACCGATAGTGACGAACTGCAAACTTGAAAAGGCAGAAAATCCTAGTGAGGATGTGTCCTTTTTTGCCTCACCGATGAATAAACTGCATCCGACTTTACCCTTCTAAATAAAAACACTATAAATTTGCTTTAATATTTCTTGCATCCattccttttatttatttgGCACTATAGAAATGGTAGGtatgagtgagtgtgtgtgtacaATGATGATATGGTTTGGCTTAGTGTAGTTTAAGATGGTTTATTCACTATAAAAAAGGCACAAATATACACTTGTATTAGAGGAATAAATCACAgtaaaattatgcaaatttaAGTGAACAACTTAAagatataaaatttaacaaaataggAAATAGGAAAATAGGATCAGTCTTACTTATTGTTTTCGGTTATGAGCAAAAAAGGGAAGATTGTTTTGCCTTATGGGCCTATTTATATGCTCTTTAAGTGCTACAAAAATACAATCTTCTTTCTAATacataaacaattttaaatcaaTATTGTAAATAGAAGGATCATGTTGTTGTCCTTCTCTCAGCTTGGGATATTCTGGGGTTGGATGACATTTGATTTGCGTTGCCAAAGCTAGGGTTACCATCTCCAACATCCCCGCCTCCGTGAACTGAACCACCGGGTGAAGATTCACTTCCAATACCAACGCCAAGCTTGACATCCAGCACCGCCAGTTTTGATAAAGGCCTTCGCAAAATACCAGTGCTGGTCCTCACATCAGCAGACCGAGCTACGCCATCTTTGCCTTTGTGAAGTTCAATAACGCGACCACGTTTCCAATGGGACCTTGGAGCCTCCACATCGCATATAAAAACCAAGCAGCCGACTTCAAGAGGTTGGGATGGAAGGCACCACTTTGTTCGACGAGTCAATTCGGGCAAGTACTCACGGATCCATTGGCGCCACATGCCATTCTTTAAACATTGGAGTACACGCCACTGCTTTCTTAGGCATAACAACCTGGGCTCAAAGGGGGCTGGAGTTTGTGTAGAATTTGTGCAGCCAAGTAAAAAATGGTTAGGCGTCAAAGGCTCAGGATCATCTGGGCTTATCGGAAGATGGGTCAAAGGCCTTGAATTTACCATATTTTCCGTTTCGATTAAGAAGGCCTGCAATGTTGCCAGCCTGGGTGCCTGCTCCTTCAGCATAATGTAGAGCGCCTTTTTGACCGACTGTACGAGCCTTTCCCAAACACCACCTTCACTGGGATTGGACGGAGTGTTGAAAAGCCATTTTATGCCTAGTGCTGTTACACCTGAAGCGAGAGAGTCATTGTTAACAAAGTTACTTACACCTTGCAGCTCCTTTGGTATTCCAACGAAATTCGTCCCGTTGTCGCTGCGGATGAGTACTGGGACCCCTCTtctgttgacaaaatttcggatACAAAGGAGGCAGGCATCGCTCGATAGATCAGCTGCAATTTCCAGGTGCACGGCGCGGATTGTAAGGCAGGTGAACAGGGCTACCCACCTCTTTTCACGCCTTCGTCCTATAGCAACACTCACCGGTCCAAAATAGTCCAAACCAGTGTAGGTGAAGGCTCGTACATACGGGGTGACTCGTTCTACTGGCAGAGGGGCCATCTGTGGTTGATTTGGTTTAGCAGCACGAATTTTGCAAGCCTGGCATGCTGATTGAACGCTCTTAAGCAATTGGCGTAGAGAAGGTACCCAAAAGCGCAATCGGATTTCACTTAACGCCGTCGCCATGTTaatgtgtaaaaatttttgatggtatgACTGCACGACAAGTCGAGTAAACGGGCTGCCTTTTGGCAAAATTATTGGACGACGTgcttccaatgacaaaaattttgcattttctaaaCGGCCAGACACACGCAGAATGTTTTCATCATCAACATACggatttaacatttttatgctGCTGTTTTGAGACACATGACCATTTTTCCGCAAATCTTCTAGTTCGTCAGCAAGATACTGTTGTTGAACGTAGCGACACAAGTACAATTCGGCCTTTacctcttcctcgacgtccagCTCACCCACCATACAAGTTTCGCCTCTAACACACCgcctcaaattttttatatagcgGTGTATCCATGCCATCGCCCGCTTTAGCCTGCGATATTTTGAAAAtcgattaaaatttggtacgacaGCACATACCTGATGAGTAACAAGGATTCTATATTTTGCCCGTAGTTCTGTTGCGCTGCGATCTATCTTTTCGCCCATCTCCGCCACCTTAGGCCATTTAGACTCGTCTAACAAAAGAAATTTTGGCCCATTCTTCCACCGTCCGTCCGCGTTGTAGTTTTTTGAATACTTTGCCCTTGTGGCATCATCCGCAGGATTTTCAACACCTGGACACCATCGCCAATCCTTTGCACAGCTATTTTCTAAAACTTCCGCCACCCTGTTGGCCACGTACTGCTTGTACTTACGATGATCCGATCGAATCCACTGCAAAACTGTAGATGAATCTGTccaaaaataacatttattaatatttttcaaatggTTTTGCATAATAAGCTCCTTCAATCTCACGCCCATTACCGCCGCTTGCAATTCAAGCTTTGGTATAGTATGATAGCGGGTAGGAGCACAACTCGTCTTTCCCATTATGAATGCAACCTCAACAAACTCACTGTTTACCATCCGCCAGTACGCCACAACAGCCATCGCCTCTTCACTTGCGTCCACGAAGATATGCATGTCCACCAAACTCTTTTCGAAAGCTCCTGAGTAACAACGAGGCAcagaaaattccaaaattttctgCAATTCTTCCAACCAGGTCTTCCAATGGCTATAGATATCCGGCGGCAGTACCTCATCCCATTTTGTACCACTTTTCCACACACGCTGCATTAATACCTTCGACGTAATCAGGAAATCCGCTATAAAACCAAACGGGTCGTATATCGACATGTTTAACGACAACATTTCACGTTTGGTTGGAATTTTGTTGCAATTTACTATTTCGCCGTCCACTTTGtgcaattttaatagaaaatgaaaaatatctGGTTGTGACAGCCAGTGAATGCCAAGTACCCGTTCGGTCTGGTTACTGCTGAGAAACTCATCACTATGGTTACTTTCAATTACAGGGTTGCCATACATGTTTTTAATCGTTGCCGAGTTGGATGAAATATTACGCAGATTAAAACCGCCGACTTTATGAATTCGAATTACGTCCTTTAAAACCTGAATTGCTTCCTCTTCTGACTGGAAGCAATCAACGTAATCATCCACATAATGACGCTCCACTATTCCATGGACAGCTCTCGGTGCctcttctataaaattttttgcgtTAACATTTTTGATGTACTGTGCTATTGTGGGGGAACAGGTGGCACCAAAAATCAACCTCTGCATCACATATGTTTCCACCGGTTTATTGTCCATCCCGTCTCTCCATAAAAATCTTTGGCTATGTTGGTCTTCTTTGGTGATGGCAATTTGGTGGAACATTTCTTGGATGTCTCCACAGACTGCAACAGGAGCTTCTCTAAATTTGAAAAGAATCGAAATTAATGAGTTGTTTATGTCAGGCCCCTGTAATAGAgctttatttaaagaaaattgattAGTTTCGGCTGCCGCATCAAACACAAGGCGAATGCCTTTCTTATTTGGATTTTTTACACCAAAATGTGGCAAGTAAAAAATTCGTTCGCTAGCATTTTCAATTTCTTCCTGAGATAATTTTCTTGCGTAGCCTTTTTTGATATAATCATTAATTTTGTCACAATATTGTGTGGCGTACTCACGATCTTTTGCcatttttctttcaattgaATATAGACGTTTTAATGCTGTCGCATATGAATCTGGTATTGGTGGCACGTACTCCTTCCATAGCAATGAACACTCGTACCGTTCATGAACTTTCTTCGTATTAGATTTTAGCAACATCAAAGCTCTTTCGTCATCCTTAGACCTCATATTTTTTGTACTCACTTTCACACCTAGTGTTTCTATGTCGAAATAGCCCCTCATCATGTCATGCATTTCCTGCAACAACTGGTTTTCATGGTCATCCACTCTTCTCTGGATATGTAAACGCTTTGTTGTTGAGATTTTCTCTCCTGGAAAGGGACCATATATTATTGCTCCCAACCTTGTCATGGATATGAATGGACCACCATCTGCTAGCATACGTGGAACCTGCAATGGCACTGTTAAAAAGGAATGATTTAAACTTAAAATCAATTTTGGCTGAACATGTGAATAGTCTTTTGCGGGTATTTTTTCCAATCCACGGGATTTCAAGAAATGTGATATGTGGCAGCTCTGGATCGGCAATGACAGTTCAGGCGAAATGTAAACATtagaaattgtaaatttttcttCACAATGACCAACTCCACTTAcggttaaattaattttttcggtTTTTCGAGATATTTGATGATCGTTGAGCCATTGGAGTTGCAGGATTTCGGGTTTGCCGCGTAAGCCAAGTTCTCGGGATAGGTTTTCGTCCAGCATTGACACGTTTGCGCCGTCGTCCACGAAGGCATATGTTGTTAAGGTTTTAGTGGTCCCATACAGTTTTACGGGCAATATTTGAAATAATATATTGTTGGCTTCGTTTGTTGCATGGCAAATTCTGGCATCGGCTTGTGGTGCTTCGGGTATATTTTGGCTTTCGTTCCGTGTTTCCATAGATGAGGTTGACGTTTGTTGTGTTGATAATGAAGTTGTTGTATTGATGTGCGGTTGTGTGTTGTGTAGCAATCGGTGGTGAAGTTTTGGACAATTGTTTATGCCACATTTTCTTTtctgtgtacaaaatttaatacgatgGCCCCGTTTAAGGCAACAAAAACACGTCTTTGTTTGTTGTATTTTGCTCCAACGATCGTTAACGGGCATCTGTAAAAAGGATTGGCATTCTTTGATATTATGGCACTCACCTTCACATATAAGGCATTTTTGAATGACTGCAACACAAGCATACTTTCGTCCTTGAGGGTTGGTAGAGGTCGTTTGACGGCGGCCGGCAGAAGTTGATGCTATTGGAAGAGTGTCGTTTACAATGTTGGCGAGTCGTCTTAAAATGGAGAGCCATTCGCAGAAATCGACTATAGTGGCTGGTCGCTCCAGTGTTAAAGATTTTTCGGCCCattgcatttgtcgatttgTCGGAAGTTTTGAGACGAGTTCACTGAGCAGAGATGGGTTGGATAAATGATGCTCACCTTTgatattttttagaaatgtcgtcatatttgaaatttttgtggcATAGTTGACGAGTGAATCTAAGTTGTCGTTTGCTAGCGGTGGGATGGCGCGAACCTTTTCTATCTGGCTTCTGACTAGTTGTTCTGGACGACCATATGTTTCCCTGAGGATTTCCAAAATAGTGGCTACGTTTGCAGAATTTGACAGAAGTGATTCCACGGTTTCTCGAGCACGGCCTTTGATCGATTCTCGAAGGCGCATTATGTTGTGCAAATTTGTGTAACCAAATTCTGTTGTGGTGGTTTCGAAGGCTTCATAAAATGTTTGCCATTCCTCTGGAAGACCTGTAAAAATAGGA
This Stomoxys calcitrans chromosome 2, idStoCalc2.1, whole genome shotgun sequence DNA region includes the following protein-coding sequences:
- the LOC131994991 gene encoding uncharacterized protein LOC131994991 isoform X1; translation: MSEDQDQPRRTSRRTQGIPPAYLKTYAIEMPIEHSPAKDTAGTSIHTEDRQDANTQNAPKKLSNPPAKTSPTKLSRELKKQVDQLQRQMQAMQTEYLTSTQQLQAQLTATVQQIQSFFTNNQSTATTTQQQRNPRSSPPSTQQPQMSTASEISYSQNYSIVPHKKIYPLPIFTGLPEEWQTFYEAFETTTTEFGYTNLHNIMRLRESIKGRARETVESLLSNSANVATILEILRETYGRPEQLVRSQIEKVRAIPPLANDNLDSLVNYATKISNMTTFLKNIKGEHHLSNPSLLSELVSKLPTNRQMQWAEKSLTLERPATIVDFCEWLSILRRLANIVNDTLPIASTSAGRRQTTSTNPQGRKYACVAVIQKCLICEGECHNIKECQSFLQMPVNDRWSKIQQTKTCFCCLKRGHRIKFCTQKRKCGINNCPKLHHRLLHNTQPHINTTTSLSTQQTSTSSMETRNESQNIPEAPQADARICHATNEANNILFQILPVKLYGTTKTLTTYAFVDDGANVSMLDENLSRELGLRGKPEILQLQWLNDHQISRKTEKINLTVSGVGHCEEKFTISNVYISPELSLPIQSCHISHFLKSRGLEKIPAKDYSHVQPKLILSLNHSFLTVPLQVPRMLADGGPFISMTRLGAIIYGPFPGEKISTTKRLHIQRRVDDHENQLLQEMHDMMRGYFDIETLGVKKVHERYECSLLWKEYVPPIPDSYATALKRLYSIERKMAKDREYATQYCDKINDYIKKGYARKLSQEEIENASERIFYLPHFGVKNPNKKGIRLVFDAAAETNQFSLNKALLQGPDINNSLISILFKFREAPVAVCGDIQEMFHQIAITKEDQHSQRFLWRDGMDNKPVETYVMQRLIFGATCSPTIAQYIKNVNAKNFIEEAPRAVHGIVERHYVDDYVDCFQSEEEAIQVLKDVIRIHKVGGFNLRNISSNSATIKNMYGNPVIESNHSDEFLSSNQTERVLGIHWLSQPDIFHFLLKLHKVDGEIVNCNKIPTKREMLSLNMSIYDPFGFIADFLITSKVLMQRVWKSGTKWDEVLPPDIYSHWKTWLEELQKILEFSVPRCYSGAFEKSLVDMHIFVDASEEAMAVVAYWRMVNSEFVEVAFIMGKTSCAPTRYHTIPKLELQAAVMGVRLKELIMQNHLKNINKCYFWTDSSTVLQWIRSDHRKYKQYVANRVAEVLENSCAKDWRWCPGVENPADDATRAKYSKNYNADGRWKNGPKFLLLDESKWPKVAEMGEKIDRSATELRAKYRILVTHQVCAVVPNFNRFSKYRRLKRAMAWIHRYIKNLRRCVRGETCMVGELDVEEEVKAELYLCRYVQQQYLADELEDLRKNGHVSQNSSIKMLNPYVDDENILRVSGRLENAKFLSLEARRPIILPKGSPFTRLVVQSYHQKFLHINMATALSEIRLRFWVPSLRQLLKSVQSACQACKIRAAKPNQPQMAPLPVERVTPYVRAFTYTGLDYFGPVSVAIGRRREKRWVALFTCLTIRAVHLEIAADLSSDACLLCIRNFVNRRGVPVLIRSDNGTNFVGIPKELQGVSNFVNNDSLASGVTALGIKWLFNTPSNPSEGGVWERLVQSVKKALYIMLKEQAPRLATLQAFLIETENMVNSRPLTHLPISPDDPEPLTPNHFLLGCTNSTQTPAPFEPRLLCLRKQWRVLQCLKNGMWRQWIREYLPELTRRTKWCLPSQPLEVGCLVFICDVEAPRSHWKRGRVIELHKGKDGVARSADVRTSTGILRRPLSKLAVLDVKLGVGIGSESSPGGSVHGGGDVGDGNPSFGNANQMSSNPRISQAERRTTT
- the LOC131994991 gene encoding uncharacterized protein LOC131994991 isoform X2, with product MSEDQDQPRRTSRRTQGIPPAYLKTYAIEMPIEHSPAKDTAGTSIHTEDRQDANTQNAPKKLSNPPAKTSPTKLSRELKKQVDQLQRQMQAMQTEYLTSTQQLQAQLTATVQQIQSFFTNNQSTATTTQQQRNPRSSPPSTQQPQMSTASEISYSQNYSIVPHKKIYPLPIFTGLPEEWQTFYEAFETTTTEFGYTNLHNIMRLRESIKGRARETVESLLSNSANVATILEILRETYGRPEQLVRSQIEKVRAIPPLANDNLDSLVNYATKISNMTTFLKNIKGEHHLSNPSLLSELVSKLPTNRQMQWAEKSLTLERPATIVDFCEWLSILRRLANIVNDTLPIASTSAGRRQTTSTNPQGRKYACVAVIQKCLICEGECHNIKECQSFLQMPVNDRWSKIQQTKTCFCCLKRGHRIKFCTQKRKCGINNCPKLHHRLLHNTQPHINTTTSLSTQQTSTSSMETRNESQNIPEAPQADARICHATNEANNILFQILPVKLYGTTKTLTTYAFVDDGANVSMLDENLSRELGLRGKPEILQLQWLNDHQISRKTEKINLTVSGVGHCEEKFTISNVYISPELSLPIQSCHISHFLKSRGLEKIPAKDYSHVQPKLILSLNHSFLTVPLQVPRMLADGGPFISMTRLGAIIYGPFPGEKISTTKRLHIQRRVDDHENQLLQEMHDMMRGYFDIETLGVKVSTKNMRSKDDERALMLLKSNTKKVHERYECSLLWKEYVPPIPDSYATALKRLYSIERKMAKDREYATQYCDKINDYIKKGYARKLSQEEIENASERIFYLPHFGVKNPNKKGIRLVFDAAAETNQFSLNKALLQGPDINNSLISILFKFREAPVAVCGDIQEMFHQIAITKEDQHSQRFLWRDGMDNKPVETYVMQRLIFGATCSPTIAQYIKNVNAKNFIEEAPRAVHGIVERHYVDDYVDCFQSEEEAIQVLKDVIRIHKVGGFNLRNISSNSATIKNMYGNPVIESNHSDEFLSSNQTERVLGIHWLSQPDIFHFLLKLHKVDGEIVNCNKIPTKREMLSLNMSIYDPFGFIADFLITSKVLMQRVWKSGTKWDEVLPPDIYSHWKTWLEELQKILEFSVPRCYSGAFEKSLVDMHIFVDASEEAMAVVAYWRMVNNSSTVLQWIRSDHRKYKQYVANRVAEVLENSCAKDWRWCPGVENPADDATRAKYSKNYNADGRWKNGPKFLLLDESKWPKVAEMGEKIDRSATELRAKYRILVTHQVCAVVPNFNRFSKYRRLKRAMAWIHRYIKNLRRCVRGETCMVGELDVEEEVKAELYLCRYVQQQYLADELEDLRKNGHVSQNSSIKMLNPYVDDENILRVSGRLENAKFLSLEARRPIILPKGSPFTRLVVQSYHQKFLHINMATALSEIRLRFWVPSLRQLLKSVQSACQACKIRAAKPNQPQMAPLPVERVTPYVRAFTYTGLDYFGPVSVAIGRRREKRWVALFTCLTIRAVHLEIAADLSSDACLLCIRNFVNRRGVPVLIRSDNGTNFVGIPKELQGVSNFVNNDSLASGVTALGIKWLFNTPSNPSEGGVWERLVQSVKKALYIMLKEQAPRLATLQAFLIETENMVNSRPLTHLPISPDDPEPLTPNHFLLGCTNSTQTPAPFEPRLLCLRKQWRVLQCLKNGMWRQWIREYLPELTRRTKWCLPSQPLEVGCLVFICDVEAPRSHWKRGRVIELHKGKDGVARSADVRTSTGILRRPLSKLAVLDVKLGVGIGSESSPGGSVHGGGDVGDGNPSFGNANQMSSNPRISQAERRTTT